From Rutidosis leptorrhynchoides isolate AG116_Rl617_1_P2 chromosome 3, CSIRO_AGI_Rlap_v1, whole genome shotgun sequence, a single genomic window includes:
- the LOC139902567 gene encoding uncharacterized protein, which translates to MKPEKLGRMAIWAIKLGEHEIEFQIRHSIKGQVLADFIAETIGEEMGTTSIQVITPANELEEWKLFTDGASSSEGSGVGLMLISPEGKEYTYTLRFKFSTTNNEAEYEALLAGLRLAKEMNIRHIKAYIDSQLVVNQYLSRVRELAEQFKSFVIENVRRSQNKKADALSNLASITFEHLAKEVLVETLGQRSIEEKEVNDLIPDEDNTWMKPLKEYLRSGLLPADKKEARKIRIKAPSYKLLNDRLYRKSFLTPWLRCVGPSETSIIIQEMHEGICGFHAGPRSIVAKIIKLGYYWPTMHQDTVVALHACESFWIHANIPKQPKQDLISVLSAWPFAKWGIDIVGPLTAAPGGVLFLVEIVLDNGKQFAEGIFLGFCERLKIKQTFTSVYHPQGNGQVEVTNKEIIKGIKKRLGKSHEGWVEELPLVLWAHMTTPKRSNGETPYSLVNGTKAVLPAEIQVLSSRTANTENTEENLRLNLDLAEERREAVLI; encoded by the exons ATGAAACCAGAGAAATTGGGGAGGATGGCTATATGGGCCATCAAGCTAGGGGAGCATGAAATTGAATTCCAGATAAGGCACTCAATCAAGGGGCAGGTTTTGGCTGATTTCATCGCTGAAACAATAGGTGAAGAAATGGGAACGACCTCAATTCAAGTTATCACTCCAGCAAATGAACTCGAAGAGTGGAAATTATTCACTGACGGAGCTTCTAGTTCCGAAGGATCAGGTGTCGGTCTCATGTTGATAAGTCCCGAAGGAAAAGAGTATACCTACACATTACGCTTCAAATTCAGCACCACCAACAATGAAGCAGAATACGAAGCACTACTCGCCGGATTGAGACTCGCCAAAGAAATGAACATTAGGCACATAAAAGCCTACATCGATTCACAGCTCGTTGTTAATCAA TATTTATCAAGAGTAAGGGAACTAGCTGAGCAATTCAAAAGCTTCGTGATTGAGAATGTGAGACGAAGCCAAAACAAGAAAGCCGATGCTTTGAGTAACCTTGCTTCCATAACCTTCGAGCACCTCGCCAAGGAAGTCCTGGTGGAAACCTTAGGACAAAGGTCAATCGAAGAAAAAGAAGTAAATGATCTCATTCCAGATGAGGACAACACATGGATGAAGCCACTAAAAGAATACCTGAGATCTGGTCTCCTACCCGCAGACAAAAAAGAAGCTAGAAAGATCAGAATCAAAGCACCCTCATACAAACTGCTGAACGATAGGCTCTATAGAAAGTCTTTTCTAACACCGTGGCTGCGATGTGTAGGTCCAAGCGAAACATCTATCATCATCCAAGAAATGCATGAAGGGATATGTGGTTTCCATGCTGGACCTAGATCCATTGTGGCTAAGATAATAAAGCTGGGATACTACTGGCCAACTATGCACCAAGATACAGTCGTTGCTCTCCATGCCTGTGAGTCTTTCTGGATACATGCAAACATCCCAAAGCAGCCCAAACAAGATCTAATCTCAGTACTCTCAGCATGGCCCTTTGCCAAATGGGGAATAGATATTGTCGGACCGCTAACTGCAGCTCCAGGAGGTGTTTTGTTCCTAGTG GAAATCGTCTTAGATAATGGAAAACAATTTGCAGAAGGAATCTTCCTAGGTTTCTGTGAAAGGTTGAAAATTAAGCAAACCTTTACATCAGTCTACCATCCCCAAGGAAATGGACAAGTTGAAGTAACCAACAAAGAAATAATAAAGGGGATCAAAAAGCGATTGGGAAAGAGTCACGAGGGATGGGTAGAAGAACTACCACTGGTACTTTGGGCTCACATGACTACTCCAAAGAGAAGCAACGGAGAGACACCATACAGTTTGGTTAATGGCACGAAGGCCGTACTTCCCGCAGAAATCCAAGTATTAAGCAGTCGAACAGCCAACACAGAGAACACCGAAGAAAACCTTCGCTTAAACTTGGACCTGGCTGAGGAAAGAAGGGAAGCAGTCCTAATCTGA